One window from the genome of Elusimicrobiota bacterium encodes:
- a CDS encoding ATP-binding protein, with protein sequence MSPAMSGGGQAVLLKSYLKALRLPVFAREHEQAARQCTERGRTYEDYLELLAGREIAAREGKAAEKRLKQAGFPSSKELPDFEFAAIPSLNKGRILELSQGRFIQKKENVILVGPPGVGKTHLAVALGREACRKGFKARFFTAGRLVTTYLEAREESRLLKLEAGLSRLDLVIVDELGYLPFSQAGSEHLFAFFSRCYEKASALVTTNLPFSQWPQIFGGDERLAGALLDRLTHKVHIVDIQGDSYRFRESLKAKEGGEKEVH encoded by the coding sequence CTCCCCGTATTCGCGAGGGAGCACGAGCAGGCGGCGCGCCAATGCACGGAGCGGGGGCGGACCTACGAGGACTACCTCGAACTCCTCGCCGGGCGCGAGATCGCTGCCCGCGAGGGCAAGGCGGCCGAGAAGCGCCTCAAGCAGGCGGGGTTCCCCTCCAGCAAGGAGCTGCCGGACTTCGAGTTCGCCGCCATCCCGTCCCTCAACAAGGGCCGCATATTGGAGCTCTCGCAGGGGCGGTTCATCCAGAAGAAGGAGAACGTGATCCTCGTGGGCCCCCCGGGCGTGGGCAAGACCCACCTCGCCGTCGCGCTGGGCCGGGAAGCCTGCCGGAAGGGCTTCAAAGCGAGATTCTTCACCGCCGGGCGCCTGGTGACCACCTATCTGGAAGCGAGGGAGGAGAGCCGGCTCCTCAAGCTCGAGGCCGGCCTGTCCCGGCTGGACCTGGTTATCGTGGACGAGCTTGGCTACCTCCCCTTCAGCCAGGCCGGGAGCGAGCACCTCTTCGCCTTCTTCAGCCGCTGCTACGAGAAGGCGAGCGCGCTGGTCACCACCAACCTCCCCTTCTCACAATGGCCCCAGATATTCGGCGGGGACGAGCGGCTCGCCGGGGCACTCCTGGACCGCCTCACGCACAAAGTCCACATCGTGGACATCCAAGGAGACAGCTACCGCTTTCGGGAAAGCCTGAAGGCCAAGGAAGGGGGTGAAAAGGAAGTCCATTGA